The DNA region atatcaaattaaatataacatATGGCTACTTGAGTATGAGAATGAGAATATGTAATATAGATGGTGTATGTCTTTTTATTCTAAGAGTAAAACTCCATTTAGTCCAATTACATGCATACTGTATGGATTACAGACAATATTAAACTTTTAGTGGGGGCCCTTGCCCATATTCATTTGTGAATATGTCCGTCCCTGATTTCAAATTCGTCACTGTAATTGACGGagctttttaattaatattttaatatttattttaatgttcTCCTTATAAATAGCACAGGTTTCTCAGTTGGTACTCACAACACCTACCACTCATCTCTTAATTTTAGTCTTAAATTTTTCTACAAAAATGTTTCCAACGTTTCCAATGATGAAAAGAGATGCACATGTTATATTTTCACCAGTGAAGCCTCCGATGAAGACCACACTTTGGAACACGCAGCATTTATAGAGGCACTTGCTCCGCTGGTTAAACGAGCAcatctttgatggtgaaaagaTAAGGAGAATTGAAAGGCAAGTTACTGTGTCCGGCTCAAATGGAGTAAATTGTTCATAGAAACATGTGACGAACAATGTTGGTGTTCTCATGATGATGTTAGGACCAAATGACATTATCTTGAAGGTGGTAATCTCGTAGATATGTTGATGTGTTTGGCAAGAGCGGATTGTCTAGACCAGCTtattatgttgatgatgttaAATGTTGATGTTGAGTGTTTTTATTCGTAAGAAaatatgttgtatgttgttttatgGCTCTGTTGTAGTACGTGTTGTCCCATTTATATTGTTGTTATAATATCCAATGCAGATCTTTGTCGTCATTAAACGTCATTAAATCATGAAAATACTGAATTAGTAATTGTGCATATAGTTGAGAAACTGGtcaacaaaataaaatactaGTTATTATCGGTTCCAACATTTGGACAATGAGTCATGTTGTGACCAGGAAGACGACACAACAGACATTTTCTTTCCAACTTATCATATGTGTCCATTTCTGTTCTAATATGTGACCTCCTTGGGCGACCGTTCTTGAAAAGGCAGATcacatacaaaataaaattttacaaaCTGTCTCTATCATACCAACATAAACATCGTAAACACCACGAGGCAGGGTCTCTCGCTGTCGCGGGCAAACCCCCTTTACCTTATATATAACTATCATATTTGAATTATTTCACTAAATATTAAAAAGACaaataaagaaaattgaatttatattttttcactaaatattaaaaaagacaaataaaaaaaattgaatttatattttCGTTTAAatctacaaaattaattaattaatattcaaCTCAATGTCTTAATGGTGAATATGTTCTGTCTTATAATGAAGCTAAGCAACTAGCTagctataaatataaatttagaaTGCATTTCATCTAGAATCCGCCAATTTGAGAGAGAAGAACAAGAAGAAACTGAAAAGACTCGCTGATCAAGAAACCAAAATTTTCCCTTTCTTGAGGTTTCTCTTCTCTTCCTTGCTCACTACGCTTCTTCTTCGTTCTCTGCTTATTATGTTTGTATTTTCGAATgcggttttcttttcttttattttccttgctcACTACGCTTCTTCTTTCTCTGCTTATTTAGTTTTGTTTGTGATTTGGAATGCCGTTTCACTTTGAGGATGATGTGATTTTTCATCATCAAAGTATAGTGTTTTGTGTAGTTTTAATCGTGTCTTTActtttagttaatttttttttgtaaaatccaACATACTCGTGAACTTCGTCAGAATTCAAGATTGGTTAATTTGTTTTTCAGTAGTTTATTTTTATCCAAACGAGTTTGACATATTGTTTCGGTTTCTGTTTGTTGCCAGTTTGGTTAATTCTAGTCTTTGTAATGCTGATCATGGTCTTTATGACTAGCAATTTTTGTGGTGCTTGCTGAGTATGTTTGCTGTTAGGATATAAAATTTGTTTGGAGTTTGGAATTTGGAACCCTGTTTGATTTTCTTGTGTTTCATTTGGCATATTCTTTTATGTTACATCAGTTGCAGGCATGTTTTTTTGTGTATGATTTTGTTACCTTATTGAAAGCATTTGGTTATTCGTCTGAAGACGCATCAACATGCATATGTTTTTCTTCAAAGTATTTCATTTACCTTATTGGAAACATTATTGTTTTGGAGAAAACCCTcaactttcttgtttttttcagtgCAGGATGACGGGACCTTACAATCAATTCACTGGGGAGGAAAGTTATCCGCCTCAAATAACAGTTGGAGTAGACATAAGTGCGTCGCCATACTGTGTTGCGGTGTGGACCGGTAACAAAGTGGAGTATGCAGTCACTAACATGAAGCCATATGACCAAGAAGTGTTGTTTAAGGCTAAAGTTTGCCATATGAGGCTCTTGATTGGCCGGATAGAAACCGAGTCATTGACGCAATCAAGTAAAACATTGCCTTTTCAGATGTTGCTGGCTGAAGCTCCACCTCCCTCTACCAATTCAGAACAAATTCTAGCATCTTATTTggttgaattaaaagaagcagCTCAAAGGGCTTTTAAAGCATCAGTGAGAGGATTAGTCCTAACCCATCCTGCTTCATTCAACAGACTGCAGTTAACTAGAATAACTGCTGTGTGCCGTAAAATGGGGCTGCAATTCCTCCAACTTATCCCTCAGCCAACGGCCGTTGCTATGTTATACGCACAGAAACAACTGCTAGCGTCTTTTGAGGCTTCACCTTGTATTCCTTTTGCAACTATTGGTCCTCGTTGTCATACAAATTGTGACAATATTACTACCGCACTCCTCTTCAACATGGATGCAATTTACACTGATGTTGCTGTTACTTCTGCAACATCCGAAGGCAAATGGCAAATCAAAGCGATTGTCGGTAGCGCAATTGGCGGAGAGCAGGTAGTTGCAAATAGTATGCGACTTTTCATCccagattttgaaaacaaattCAAGAAGGAAGGAAGAAACAAGAAATTCAGATCAATTGATTTACTTAGAGCAGTAACTCTAGAAGCAATTCGTCAATTTAAGGATAAAAATGAGGCTAGGTTTGATTTAAACATGGAAAATGGTCATAAGATTCGAAATGTGGTAAAAAGGGAACAGTTTGCGCAAGTAAACAACGAGGTGTTTCAAATGTGTGAAAGGCTCATACGGCGATGCTTGCAAGATTCAAAAATTAAAACGGAGAGTTTAGATGATATCATTGTTATAGGTGAATTTGGGGGCATCTTAAAGCTGCTGAATATGTTTAGCAGTACTCGTGTACCTATCAATTCTCAGGCCATTGAGGTAGATATAAATCCATTGAATGTAGATATTAATCCTATCAAAGCTATCGACGTAGCTATAAATTCCCTCCAATCTGCACTTTGCGGTGCAGCATTGGCAGGGGCGGTAAGAACTGATGATAAGATGAAATTGATCCATTCTCCAAGCACATCCCATTCGCTCGGAATTCGAGCGAATGGTAGCTTTCTGTGTTTCATTCCGAGAAACACTCTCTTACCAGCTAGCAAAGTTATGCAGTTAACAACCATTCATGATGATCAAATGGAGGGAATGCTTATAGTATATGAAGGGGAGGAAAAGACTGTAGAGCAAAATCAACTATTGGGGATCTGTCGACTAAAGGACTTGCCCGAAATGCCAAAAGGTGTTCCTATAATTGAAGTGGAGATGGCAATTGACAGCGGAAACCAGTTGAGAGTCGCAGTTGCAAGTTTCCCGTTTATCGAGATGCCAAAGCCAATGATCAACCACACAAAGCTTTTGCATTACCTGGGAGAAAATAGGATTGATGGTGACAAAAAGGACTTGGCCACTTTCGTCaagaagaaataaaatcatggagatttgcagcATATTGTTTGTTATGTGTTTCAGTAGCAGATAATAATGTTTAGCTCttatgtttgttttgtgtttcaaCAGAAAGTAGCAGATATTGATGTTTAGCTGTTATGTAACATGATATATAGAATTGTCAAAATTTTACACAATGTTTGTAACATGATATATGGAATCTCGTTGGAAGGATatcaaagttttaaaaaaatagattaagtACTAAAATTGATTAAGTCACGAGAAAAAGGATGAGTCGCATCCTCAGCTTACACTAGTTTTACATTGAGAATCCTGTATTTCGCGATTATATAATAGGCCTATATATGGCAATGTTATGAACTCTTATTAGATTTTCGGTGTAAAACTATTTTGAAGGTTGCTTGCAGCTCAAGAAAGCTTTTCATACATGATCATAATCCTCTGGCAAATGCCAAGGATATTGATAATAAGCTGTGAAAGGATCGAAAATAACTGGAATACAACCGGATATAAGTGAATCAAAAACCGATTTTCTCGTTGGACTATCTCCCGGTGGCTGCAAGCAAAACTCTGACTCCACAAAAAGTTCTATAATTGATTCTGGCTCATTACATTTATCAGAACTACAACTCAAAAACTTGCATTTACTGTCACTTTTCAAACTGCATTGGTCGATTATTATCGACCTTATGTGGTCATCCGCATCATTCCGCGCTGTACCAGCAAAACTCATGAGATTCTTCCGATTTGATCTTATGATTTTCAGCTGCCAGTCAATTATATCATTGTCCGATTTCGGATGAAAATAAGTCGGATGAGGAATTCCTATATTGTTCAAATGCCACGGTTGGCGTTCGATCAATAACTTAATTGGATTCTGCATATTTTCAAGCTCTAACAATCTAGTTCCCCAAGGAGAATCACCAGTCCTTCTAAAATCCCAAGGAATTTTCCCCAAAACAAAAACATGATCCTTACCTAAATTCTTTTCCATGTAACTTGTCTCTCAAGCCACTTCAATAACTCCAAACCCAAACCATCTTTTTTATCATTCGAAACATTCTTGAAATGCCATCTCAACACATCAAGTCCACCATAGAATGGAACATAGAAAAGCTTAGCATCATTCTCATTATAAAATGGATATTATCATAccaaaaatcagattttttagatAATTTGAGTACAAATGCTATACTAGATTTGATATGAACTTCCTAAAATCTAAGCTCAATTTATGGTTTGGAATTTGTTTCCAAGCAATTTCCATTTTATGTGAATCCATTTGATACTCGCTAATTTGTTTAGAGAAGAAGATTGATTTCTATTTCGATATGCAGCAGCTTCTATTCTCTATGAAGTTTAATGTTCTGTGGCCATTTAGTTTCTATCTATACTACAATTTATGAAACAATACAAAAACAACAGTTACAAACTAACGATATTTTTACATCAAGAATCAAAGAATGGATCCATTAACTAACTTAGCTCTCTGAATCATTACATCATTAAATAAATTATCAACTTCCTTGCTTATATCATCAAATATCTTATTTAACTCACACAGCTTTCTCTGCAAATCTTTGGCTGCATCATATCTTACTTCATCCCCAGCTACAAGGTAAGCAATACCATTATACATCTCTTTGATCTCGCAGAAGCTCGGCTTTTTCTTCACTAACTTGTCACTGATTTAGAAGTCAAGTGTGGCGACTAGAGAACTTTCAAACCCACCAGCAGTTTTTCTTAGTTCCATGTATGGATTACAATCACCATATAAGCAAGATAAGAGAACTCCACAAACCCAAAATCCAGTACTCTTCATTTCCTGTACACCCTCATGAACAATCCACTCCTTACCGGAAAAATTCTTTGCTTTTTGATCTTTTGTGTGAAGATATCTACCAAAATTGGAGCTAAAACACTCTGATGGTTGGATTGCTTTCAAATGTTTTCTAGCCAAAGAATGTGACTTTTCCTTTTCCTTCAAAGTCAAACTCAAACCATGAGCTAGAGAAAGCCTAGCTTGGCAAagatgagaaaaagaagaagaaatggaaTTCAGAAGGTCCAACAAACTCATGGTATAGTTGAGATACACTTCAATGGAATCAACCTCCCATTGACTCATTGGATGATCACTGTCCACTAAAAGTTACAAGGATTTTCACAACTCAGACAACGCGCTTTATGCATCTTGTCAGGAACTGGGACTGTATCTTCAGTCACTCTGCGCCAGCCTGCTTCTACGACTATCAGTGTTGCATTCGAGGTTAGAGAACTAACACCAACTACCTTCACTATTAGAGATTTTAACATTACAAGTATCATCATTTCTATCTCCTTTTTATTGAATCCTCTCAATAGTTCTAGTTTAGTAGCAAGTTAATAATGTGCAATGCATACACTGTAATCATCGTTATGCACTAGTAAgcattttatttttcatgctGGCAGGGGCGATTCCAAATATTATGCTTATCTGGCTCTTACTTGGTTGCTGAAGATGGTGGACCTCAAAATCGAACTGGTGGCATTAGTGTTTCCCTTTCTAGTCCGGACGGTCATGTTATTTGGCAATGGCGTTGCTAGGCTTATTGCTGCAAGCCCTGTCCAGGTATATTTCTTTATCACAATCTTATAATGGCCTTATAACATTGGTGATTCTCGTTCACAATCATAAGATAGATACTTGAGATTCAATCCTTTCCCTCCCAAAACTAATGACACTTTGGTTGCTGCAGGTGGTAGTTTGCAGTTTCGTATATGGCGGCTCTAAGGCGAAGACTGCCACAAAAGAAGGTGATGGTTCAGAGCCTCAGAGTAGCGACCAGTTAGCTTCTCCAGGAAGTGAACCATCTAATCAAAACTACACAGCTTCTGGAACAGGAACAGGCACAATGTGGCTTGGATCAAGGCCagtagatgagaaaagtgaacaTCCACACACTGGTATTGACTTGATGCATGGGTGAAAGTTATTCTCTATGTTGTAATTATATTTATCTGTTGTTGTAAATGTACTTAATTTGTGAGCATTGTGACTCACTTCGCATGATATTATTCCTATTGGTGTGTGTCACAAGTTAGCACTAACCTATGTTGTAACAGTTGAAACATTTTAGGGTTAAGTAACAATCTTGACTTGTGCAGAGAAAAGAAAGTTTAGGTGAAATAGAGGCCATTTCTTTCTTACCTTTTACTAGTTTATTTATCAAACTAATCAGCATACTAATTGGAATGCCATGATTAGATTTGTTTCACCAATAACTAATTTGTACTAAATTATGTTCGTGCGAGCCAAGTTTGAAACATAAGATCCTATGTTGCGTTGCATATACAGATATACTACACATTCGAGCAAACATCTTTAGTAAAACACTCTGTTTTGGATATGGATATTTATCATGCATACAACTATATCAGATCCTTAGCAAAACTGCAAACCATTTAAaccaaaaatcataatttttgagGGATTATACTTAAACTCTCGGTTGCATTTTGAGATTTCATTCTATCTATTAGAGTTGTTTCCAAGAATCATCCTAATTGTATTATTCAATCTTGAATCAATCTATGCATTCTTGACTGTCAAATAGCATTTTTACTAAACAAAACCATCTTTGGATCAATTGCTTTTGTAATTTACAAGTTCAAACAAATTTCCAAACAAACCttcaccactattgccaaccttTAAAAGTTTCATATTTGATAGCTTCTTAGACCATATAGCCATCTCAACTTCATCGAAGGTGATAATAAACATTCTTTACCTTAAAGAAGAGCATCCTTCAAGTATTCAAAGAATAAGGGTAATGAGATAGAGCAGTGTATATATACTCCTAAAACAATGGCAATGTTACCAATTCTGCACCAAAAACAATGACAATGCTACCAATTTCTTCACCTAATCCTTTTTTCATTATTCATCCATCAAACAACCTCATTTTCCTCAGCTGCTATTGATCCCACACAAGGCTTCACTCATGTTTCATTAGATAACTCAAACTTTGTTATTCAAAAGCCTTACAATATTCCAGTAAACCAGCGTTACAACTTTACAAATGGTGTGCACCAATTTTGGATATTCCCCACAGACAAGCCTTTCATGAGTGGCAGCAATACAAAGCCACGAACCGAGATTCGTATCAGTGTAAGTGTGTATTTGGTTCTACGGTAACAAAACTTATTTTACATGACATTATATCTTAAGTTTTCACTTTGCACTTGCAGAAACATGAGTATACATCTGGTATATGGCAATTTGAAGGGTATGCTTATGTTCCTAGTGGCACAAGCGGCGTGTGTATTATGCAAGTGTTTGGCGGCAGATCTACTGCGACAACTACACAACTTAGGATCTACGATGGTTCGTTAACTTATTATAATTCTCCTCATGTTCTGTCTCAGAATATCTATGACAGGTGGTTTAAGGTAAACGCGATTCATGACGTGGATGCTAACAATGTTAAGGTTTATATTGATGGAGTTCTCAAGCGCGATGGGGCTGGCTCGGAGCTGGTACTCACTACTTCAAGTTTGGGGTTTATGTACAAAATGATCATTCCAATCGCATGGAATCTCGTTGGAAGGATAtcaaagtttttaaaaaatagattaagtACTAAAATTGATTAAGTCACGACAAAAAGGATGAGTCGCATCGTAAGTTTACACTAGTCTTACATTGACATCAAATGAGAATCCTGTATTTCGCAATTATATAACAGGCCTATATATGGCAATGTTATGAAGTCTTATTAGATTTCGTTGTAAAACTATTTTGAAGGTTGCTTGCAACTCAA from Vicia villosa cultivar HV-30 ecotype Madison, WI unplaced genomic scaffold, Vvil1.0 ctg.002061F_1_1, whole genome shotgun sequence includes:
- the LOC131637647 gene encoding heat shock 70 kDa protein 8-like → MTGPYNQFTGEESYPPQITVGVDISASPYCVAVWTGNKVEYAVTNMKPYDQEVLFKAKVCHMRLLIGRIETESLTQSSKTLPFQMLLAEAPPPSTNSEQILASYLVELKEAAQRAFKASVRGLVLTHPASFNRLQLTRITAVCRKMGLQFLQLIPQPTAVAMLYAQKQLLASFEASPCIPFATIGPRCHTNCDNITTALLFNMDAIYTDVAVTSATSEGKWQIKAIVGSAIGGEQVVANSMRLFIPDFENKFKKEGRNKKFRSIDLLRAVTLEAIRQFKDKNEARFDLNMENGHKIRNVVKREQFAQVNNEVFQMCERLIRRCLQDSKIKTESLDDIIVIGEFGGILKLLNMFSSTRVPINSQAIEVDINPLNVDINPIKAIDVAINSLQSALCGAALAGAVRTDDKMKLIHSPSTSHSLGIRANGSFLCFIPRNTLLPASKVMQLTTIHDDQMEGMLIVYEGEEKTVEQNQLLGICRLKDLPEMPKGVPIIEVEMAIDSGNQLRVAVASFPFIEMPKPMINHTKLLHYLGENRIDGDKKDLATFVKKK